The Deltaproteobacteria bacterium sequence AGTCACCTTCACACGTATCTGCAATATCCAAAGGCGAATAGCATCCGTCGTTCGGTCCGTCGTTCGTGAGGCAGCCATCGCAAGGAGAATTTTCCCCGTCCTCGGTGCAATCGAAGCTAAGACAGTCATCTGTAACGCCGCATACTCCATTCGGCTCCGTGGCAGGACATCCCCGGATCAGACTGCGCAACTCGGAGATTGAGGGCAACCGCCAGTCGTCGTGATCACCGCACGCCAGCGTGTCGCAGTAATCCATCGCTTCCTGCCACGTCAGCCCCGCGTACGGTGTTGTCACGGCGGGATCGACCAGCCACGTCAATCCTGAGGTCGTGTCTGTCCATGTGTCGCACTCGGCCTGCGTGTCGTCATCGGCCATATCGTCGTCGATGTCATCGTC is a genomic window containing:
- a CDS encoding DUF1566 domain-containing protein; this translates as MKPLILWLITISALTFAVATCDDSDDDDPSTGSGSDDDDDGDDDTVDDDTDDDADDDIDDDMADDDTQAECDTWTDTTSGLTWLVDPAVTTPYAGLTWQEAMDYCDTLACGDHDDWRLPSISELRSLIRGCPATEPNGVCGVTDDCLSFDCTEDGENSPCDGCLTNDGPNDGCYSPLDIADTCEGDSILWTFWSSSREEFTSDENAWHARFSKGSVGNAGIYEPSGNARCARGEF